A single window of Collinsella aerofaciens DNA harbors:
- a CDS encoding SprT family zinc-dependent metalloprotease, with the protein MTQQFTISVSRPDGTPIPVVVTKKRVKNFNLRVSSSGEVHASAPLGASRERIEAFVKRNSAWIISRLAQREQRQTTAQESLSPHSIIALWGKPITVQDALDHNFEPPAPRPKQATFASFMGTDEPDERPQAKWNATLDGLTPSEIQAHIDQLYTSEVTSALRDIVHAYEIAMGVAVSRISVRSMKTRWGSCTPKSGAIRIARELAAYPVECLDMVVAHELVHLLEPSHNQRFHALLDTYCPNNRALSQRLKQPPSTSSSVD; encoded by the coding sequence TTGACGCAGCAGTTTACGATTTCCGTATCCCGACCGGATGGGACGCCCATCCCCGTCGTCGTTACCAAAAAGCGCGTCAAGAACTTCAACCTACGCGTCTCATCGAGCGGTGAGGTCCACGCCAGCGCGCCGCTCGGCGCCAGCCGCGAGCGTATCGAAGCGTTTGTGAAGCGCAACAGCGCCTGGATTATCAGCCGACTTGCCCAGCGCGAGCAACGTCAGACGACGGCACAGGAGTCGCTCAGCCCCCACTCGATCATTGCACTTTGGGGCAAGCCCATCACGGTACAGGATGCACTCGACCACAACTTTGAGCCACCCGCACCGCGGCCCAAGCAGGCTACCTTCGCAAGTTTTATGGGTACCGACGAGCCAGACGAACGTCCGCAGGCCAAGTGGAACGCGACCCTCGACGGCTTAACGCCCAGTGAGATCCAAGCCCATATTGACCAGCTCTATACGTCCGAGGTCACATCGGCACTGCGCGATATTGTGCACGCATACGAAATCGCAATGGGTGTCGCCGTTTCCCGCATTTCCGTACGCAGCATGAAAACGCGTTGGGGCTCATGCACACCTAAATCCGGCGCTATTCGCATCGCGCGCGAGCTCGCCGCCTACCCCGTCGAATGCCTCGACATGGTTGTCGCCCACGAGCTCGTCCACTTGCTCGAGCCAAGCCACAATCAGCGGTTTCACGCCCTGCTCGACACGTACTGCCCCAACAATAGAGCCCTGTCGCAGCGGCTCAAGCAGCCACCCTCAACAAGCTCTAGCGTCGACTAG
- the folB gene encoding dihydroneopterin aldolase has translation MSNKKLPENATKTEGAELARRGRGEISTATAVPHVSYDDLRHADRITIDGLEVFANHGVYPEENALGQKFIVSLVLYADLRAAGEHDNLDASIDYGSVCHDVDGYLREHTFKLIEAAAEGVAQMLLRRYPLLLGVRIKLDKPWAPVGLPLASCGVEIERVR, from the coding sequence ATGAGCAACAAGAAACTGCCCGAGAATGCAACCAAGACTGAAGGCGCCGAGCTCGCCCGCCGTGGAAGGGGCGAAATATCCACCGCAACGGCGGTTCCCCACGTGAGCTATGACGATCTGCGCCATGCTGACCGCATTACTATCGACGGTCTCGAGGTCTTTGCCAACCACGGCGTGTATCCCGAAGAGAACGCGCTGGGCCAGAAGTTCATCGTGTCCTTGGTGCTCTATGCCGACCTGCGTGCAGCGGGGGAGCACGATAACCTGGACGCCTCGATTGACTACGGCTCGGTGTGCCACGATGTCGATGGGTATCTGCGCGAGCATACGTTTAAACTTATCGAGGCGGCAGCCGAGGGTGTGGCCCAGATGCTGTTGCGTCGTTATCCCTTGCTGCTTGGTGTGCGCATAAAGCTCGATAAGCCGTGGGCGCCCGTCGGTCTTCCCCTGGCAAGCTGCGGCGTCGAGATCGAGCGCGTGCGCTAG
- a CDS encoding HD domain-containing protein: MRVVNDFTSNTDEGTPRRGFMASGLAPFGVMPRIDYICANGLFRRHLGNIAQLESGRIFCRHGIDHLLDVARIMWIKNLEEDLEFDREVIYATALLHDIGKDEQYESGISHDVASERVADAILGGMPDDVAFEPADAAAIKTAILGHRKLRVNSQPLERLLYAADKASRACFACPARNACNWSDDKKNLSIRV, from the coding sequence ATGAGAGTCGTCAACGACTTTACATCGAATACTGACGAGGGAACGCCGCGTCGCGGTTTTATGGCTTCGGGCCTGGCGCCTTTTGGCGTCATGCCTCGTATCGATTACATCTGTGCCAACGGCCTGTTCCGGCGGCACCTGGGCAACATTGCACAGTTGGAATCGGGGCGCATCTTCTGCCGCCACGGTATTGACCACCTGCTGGATGTCGCTCGTATTATGTGGATTAAGAATCTCGAGGAAGATCTCGAATTTGACCGCGAGGTCATCTACGCCACGGCACTTCTTCACGATATCGGCAAAGATGAACAGTACGAATCGGGTATATCCCATGATGTTGCAAGCGAACGCGTCGCTGATGCGATTCTCGGCGGCATGCCCGATGACGTAGCGTTTGAGCCGGCCGATGCCGCAGCCATTAAGACGGCCATTCTGGGCCATCGAAAGCTGCGCGTGAACAGCCAACCGCTCGAGCGCCTGCTCTATGCAGCCGACAAAGCGTCGCGCGCCTGCTTTGCATGCCCCGCGCGCAATGCTTGCAACTGGAGCGATGATAAAAAGAACCTGTCGATTCGCGTGTAG
- the folE gene encoding GTP cyclohydrolase I FolE, protein MVDQEKVEAAIKLLLEGIGEDPTREGLLETPARVARMYGEIAGGMDQSAEEHLSKTFAVASNDLVIERDITFYSLCEHHLLPFYGKAAIGYIPNGRVAGLSKLARTVEVYARRLQLQEQLCAQVADALMEYLAPQGAIVLMEAEHMCMTMRGVQKPGTKTVTLARRGVFEADPSLEERFFRMLGR, encoded by the coding sequence ATGGTCGATCAGGAAAAAGTCGAGGCCGCCATTAAGCTATTGCTTGAGGGCATAGGCGAGGATCCAACTCGTGAGGGCCTGCTGGAGACCCCGGCGCGCGTTGCCCGTATGTATGGTGAGATCGCCGGCGGTATGGACCAGAGTGCCGAGGAACACCTGTCTAAAACCTTTGCCGTCGCTTCGAACGATTTGGTTATCGAGCGCGACATTACGTTTTACTCGCTGTGCGAGCATCATCTGCTGCCGTTTTACGGCAAGGCTGCCATTGGCTATATCCCCAACGGCCGTGTCGCAGGGCTTTCTAAGCTTGCCCGCACGGTTGAGGTCTATGCCCGTCGTCTGCAGCTGCAGGAGCAGCTGTGTGCACAGGTTGCCGATGCCCTCATGGAGTATCTCGCTCCCCAGGGAGCGATTGTGCTCATGGAAGCCGAGCATATGTGCATGACCATGCGCGGCGTGCAAAAGCCTGGCACCAAGACCGTGACGCTCGCTCGTCGCGGCGTCTTTGAGGCCGATCCGTCGCTCGAGGAGCGATTCTTTAGGATGCTGGGACGCTAA
- the nrdG gene encoding anaerobic ribonucleoside-triphosphate reductase activating protein translates to MNYANIKYFDIADGEGVRTSLFVSGCRRGCKNCFNSVAWDFAAGEPFDRAVEDKIIESLDHPFIDGLTILGGEPMEPENQAGLVDFIERVRAAYPAGSGKTIWCFTGDVLEELMPGGRHHTEVTDRILACLDMLVDGPFVQDLYDISLRFRGSSNQRVIDMNATRARAAREGVSLCDAVELWRDDPVYSTHTM, encoded by the coding sequence ATGAACTACGCGAACATTAAGTATTTCGACATTGCTGATGGGGAAGGCGTTCGTACTTCTCTGTTTGTGAGTGGGTGCCGTCGTGGGTGCAAGAATTGCTTTAACTCTGTCGCGTGGGACTTTGCTGCGGGTGAGCCGTTCGATCGCGCCGTCGAGGATAAGATTATCGAGAGTCTCGATCATCCCTTTATCGATGGCCTGACGATTCTGGGTGGCGAGCCTATGGAGCCCGAGAATCAGGCGGGGCTTGTTGACTTTATCGAGCGCGTGCGTGCGGCCTATCCTGCGGGGTCGGGCAAGACCATTTGGTGCTTTACCGGTGACGTGCTCGAGGAGCTTATGCCGGGTGGCCGTCATCATACCGAGGTGACGGACCGTATCCTGGCCTGCCTCGACATGTTGGTGGACGGCCCGTTCGTTCAGGATCTGTACGATATCTCGTTGCGCTTTAGGGGCTCGAGCAATCAGCGCGTGATCGACATGAACGCCACGCGCGCTCGTGCTGCACGTGAGGGCGTTTCGCTTTGCGACGCCGTGGAGCTTTGGCGGGACGATCCGGTCTATTCGACCCATACTATGTAG
- the nrdD gene encoding anaerobic ribonucleoside-triphosphate reductase, whose translation MKIIKRSGTEVVFDIDKIVNAIRAANLEVEESSRLTDRQVVYAAQNVAEACENAGHTVSVEEIQDLVEDEIMRLDCYEVARHYIIYRYVQSLKRQKNTTDDKILSLIECNNEEVKQENSNKNPTVNSVQRDYMAGEISKDLTQRVLLPQEIVDAHNEGLIHFHDSDYFAQHMHNCDLVNLEDMLQNGTVISGTLIEKPHSFSTACNIATQIIAQVASSQYGGQSISLTHLAPFVEVSRQKIRGEVARELEELGVSASAEKVREVVEDRLRDEIRRGVQTIQYQVVTLMTTNGQAPFVTVFMYLNEARTPQEKHDLAMIVEETLRQRYEGVKNEAGVWITPAFPKLIYVLEDDNVHENSPYFYLTQLAAKCTAKRMVPDYISEKKMRELKLSKGESAGNGDCYTCMGCRSFLTPDRSGNGFNNVANALNYDPTKPKYYGRFNQGVVTINLPDVALSSHQDMDKFWKIFDERLELCHRALLCRHERLMGTLSDAAPILWQYGALARLKKGETIDKLLVGGYSTISLGYAGLYECVKYMTGHSHTEKEGTPFAMAVMQHMNDKCAEWKAASDIDFSLYGTPLESTTYKFAKCLQRRFGIIPGVTDKGYITNSYHVHVSEEIDAFDKLKFEGMFQQLSPGGAISYVEVPNMQDNLKAVIRVMQYIYDNIMYAELNTKSDYCQVCGYDGEIKIVEDDGKLVWECPNCGNRDQEKMNVARRTCGYIGTQFWNQGRTEEIRDRVLHL comes from the coding sequence ATGAAGATCATCAAGCGCAGCGGCACCGAGGTTGTCTTTGACATCGATAAGATCGTCAATGCCATCCGCGCCGCAAACTTGGAGGTCGAGGAGAGCTCTCGTCTAACCGACCGTCAGGTGGTTTATGCGGCACAAAACGTTGCCGAGGCATGTGAGAATGCCGGACACACCGTTTCGGTCGAGGAGATCCAGGATTTGGTCGAGGACGAGATCATGCGTCTCGACTGCTACGAGGTTGCCCGCCACTACATCATCTATCGTTATGTTCAGAGCCTGAAGCGCCAGAAGAACACGACCGATGACAAGATCCTGTCGTTGATTGAGTGCAATAACGAAGAGGTCAAGCAGGAGAACTCCAACAAGAACCCGACCGTCAACTCCGTTCAGCGCGACTACATGGCCGGCGAGATCTCCAAGGACCTGACTCAGCGCGTGCTGCTGCCCCAGGAGATCGTGGATGCCCATAATGAGGGCCTGATCCACTTCCACGATTCGGATTACTTTGCCCAGCACATGCACAACTGCGATCTGGTGAACCTGGAGGACATGCTCCAGAACGGCACTGTTATCTCGGGCACGCTGATCGAGAAGCCGCACAGCTTCTCGACCGCTTGCAACATCGCGACGCAGATCATCGCCCAGGTTGCTTCTTCCCAGTACGGCGGCCAGTCCATCTCGCTGACCCATCTTGCCCCCTTTGTTGAGGTGAGCCGTCAGAAGATTCGCGGCGAGGTCGCTCGCGAGCTTGAGGAGCTCGGTGTCTCGGCATCTGCCGAGAAGGTTCGCGAGGTCGTTGAGGATCGCCTGCGCGATGAGATCCGTCGCGGCGTCCAGACGATTCAGTATCAGGTCGTGACCCTTATGACCACGAATGGCCAGGCGCCGTTCGTGACGGTCTTTATGTATCTTAACGAGGCCCGTACGCCTCAGGAGAAGCACGACCTTGCCATGATTGTGGAGGAGACGCTTCGCCAGCGCTACGAGGGCGTTAAGAACGAGGCCGGCGTGTGGATTACCCCGGCATTCCCCAAGCTTATCTATGTACTCGAGGACGATAACGTTCACGAGAATTCCCCGTACTTCTACCTGACCCAGCTGGCTGCCAAGTGCACCGCCAAGCGCATGGTGCCCGACTACATCTCCGAGAAGAAGATGCGCGAGCTCAAGCTGTCGAAGGGCGAGAGCGCCGGCAACGGCGATTGCTACACCTGCATGGGTTGCCGCAGTTTCCTGACGCCCGATCGCTCGGGCAACGGCTTTAACAATGTTGCCAACGCGCTGAACTATGACCCGACCAAGCCTAAGTACTATGGTCGCTTTAACCAGGGTGTTGTAACCATTAACCTGCCCGATGTCGCGTTGAGCTCGCACCAGGATATGGACAAGTTCTGGAAGATCTTCGATGAGCGCCTTGAGCTGTGCCACCGGGCCCTGCTGTGCCGCCATGAGCGCCTGATGGGCACGCTTTCGGATGCCGCGCCGATCCTTTGGCAGTACGGCGCCCTGGCGCGCCTTAAGAAGGGTGAGACGATCGACAAACTGCTCGTGGGCGGCTATTCCACCATCAGCCTGGGTTACGCCGGTCTGTATGAGTGCGTCAAGTACATGACGGGTCACAGCCACACCGAGAAGGAGGGCACGCCGTTTGCCATGGCCGTCATGCAGCACATGAACGACAAGTGCGCGGAGTGGAAGGCTGCGAGCGACATCGATTTCTCGCTGTACGGCACGCCGTTGGAGTCGACGACCTACAAGTTCGCTAAGTGCCTGCAGCGTCGTTTTGGCATTATCCCGGGCGTGACGGACAAGGGCTACATCACTAACAGCTATCACGTCCACGTGTCCGAGGAGATCGATGCCTTCGACAAGCTTAAGTTCGAGGGTATGTTCCAGCAGCTTTCGCCGGGCGGCGCTATCTCCTACGTCGAGGTTCCCAACATGCAGGACAACCTCAAGGCTGTCATTCGCGTGATGCAGTACATCTACGACAACATCATGTACGCCGAGCTCAACACCAAGAGTGACTACTGTCAGGTGTGCGGCTACGACGGCGAGATCAAGATTGTCGAGGATGACGGCAAGCTGGTGTGGGAGTGCCCCAACTGCGGCAACCGCGATCAGGAGAAGATGAACGTCGCCCGCCGTACGTGTGGTTACATCGGTACCCAGTTCTGGAACCAGGGTCGAACCGAGGAGATCCGCGACCGCGTGCTGCATCTCTAA
- a CDS encoding glycoside hydrolase family 13 protein, producing the protein MATEKSSSRSWMSDAAIYQIYPRSFKDSTGSGLGDIAGITQQMDYLERLGIEAIWLSPFYPSPLVDGGYDVADYCDVDPRLGSLDDFDDMIAAAHARGIKVIVDIVPNHSSNQHPWFKAALAAGPGSPERARYIFRDGRGEHGELPPTNWNANFGGPAWTRVADGQWYLHMFTPEQPDFDWSCPEVHALFCDVLAFWSDRGVDGFRIDVAQGLAKDLDRDDLDRWHLAEGDDMVDDGTHPLWDRNEVHEIYREWRRVFDRYNPPRSAVAEAWVLPERQYLYARPSELGQTFNFEFAKATWTYDDMHTAIEKGLKAAVESDSASTWVLSNHDVPRVATRYALPQIKATRYHQIALDWLLRDGSSYDEDRELGERRARAALLLELALPGSAYVYQGEELGLFEVADIPWAALEDPTATNTHGPKREKGRDGCRVPLPWVAADDPAHGGSFGFSPADADAAPHLPQPAWFSDYAADREEVDPTSMLALYRDALWLRRKLRGCANDLAWLDLDGRTGLADGAEGAEGGVIAYRRDNGWACVTNFGAAPVELPAGRVLLTSSPLADGRLAQDSSAWIMLGEM; encoded by the coding sequence ATGGCTACAGAAAAGTCTTCTTCGCGCTCATGGATGTCCGATGCCGCGATCTATCAGATCTACCCGCGCTCGTTTAAGGATTCGACTGGTTCGGGTCTGGGCGATATCGCGGGCATTACCCAGCAGATGGACTATCTTGAGCGGCTGGGTATCGAGGCCATCTGGCTGAGCCCGTTTTACCCTTCGCCTCTTGTCGATGGCGGCTATGATGTGGCGGACTACTGCGATGTCGACCCACGTCTCGGCTCGCTTGACGACTTCGATGACATGATCGCTGCGGCTCACGCGCGCGGCATCAAGGTCATCGTCGACATCGTGCCCAACCATTCATCCAACCAGCACCCCTGGTTCAAAGCCGCTCTTGCCGCCGGCCCCGGATCGCCCGAACGCGCCCGTTATATCTTCCGCGATGGTCGCGGCGAGCATGGCGAGCTGCCTCCCACCAATTGGAATGCCAACTTTGGCGGCCCCGCATGGACGCGTGTTGCGGACGGTCAGTGGTATCTGCACATGTTTACGCCCGAGCAGCCGGACTTTGACTGGTCATGCCCTGAGGTTCACGCGCTCTTTTGCGACGTCCTGGCGTTTTGGAGCGATCGAGGCGTCGACGGCTTTCGCATTGATGTGGCGCAGGGTCTCGCCAAGGATCTCGACCGCGATGACCTCGACCGGTGGCATCTCGCCGAGGGCGATGACATGGTTGACGACGGCACCCATCCGCTGTGGGACCGCAATGAGGTCCACGAGATCTATCGCGAGTGGCGCCGCGTGTTCGACCGCTATAATCCGCCGCGCAGTGCCGTTGCCGAGGCGTGGGTGCTGCCCGAGCGCCAGTATCTCTACGCGCGTCCCAGCGAGCTTGGCCAGACATTCAACTTTGAGTTTGCCAAGGCCACTTGGACCTATGATGACATGCACACTGCAATCGAGAAGGGCTTGAAGGCAGCCGTCGAATCCGATTCCGCCTCGACCTGGGTACTCTCCAACCACGACGTGCCGCGCGTGGCGACACGCTATGCCCTGCCGCAAATCAAGGCGACGCGCTACCATCAGATTGCGCTCGACTGGCTCTTACGCGACGGGTCGTCTTATGACGAGGACCGTGAACTCGGCGAGCGCCGCGCGCGGGCGGCCCTTTTGCTTGAACTGGCGCTTCCGGGCTCGGCATACGTGTATCAGGGTGAGGAGCTCGGCCTTTTTGAGGTGGCTGATATCCCGTGGGCTGCACTCGAAGACCCTACTGCGACCAATACGCACGGACCGAAGCGTGAGAAGGGGCGCGACGGCTGTCGTGTGCCCCTGCCGTGGGTGGCGGCGGACGATCCCGCGCATGGCGGATCGTTTGGGTTTTCGCCGGCAGACGCCGATGCGGCGCCCCATCTGCCGCAGCCTGCATGGTTTTCCGATTATGCTGCCGATAGGGAAGAAGTGGACCCGACATCGATGCTTGCGCTCTATCGTGACGCCCTCTGGCTGCGGCGCAAGCTGCGCGGGTGCGCCAACGATCTTGCGTGGCTCGATCTTGACGGGCGCACCGGTCTTGCGGATGGTGCCGAGGGCGCTGAGGGCGGCGTCATCGCCTATCGCCGCGATAACGGCTGGGCGTGTGTGACGAACTTCGGTGCAGCACCCGTGGAGCTGCCGGCGGGCAGGGTCCTGCTCACCTCATCACCGCTTGCAGACGGCAGGCTCGCGCAGGACAGCTCTGCCTGGATCATGCTCGGTGAGATGTAG
- a CDS encoding anti-sigma factor antagonist (This anti-anti-sigma factor, or anti-sigma factor antagonist, belongs to a family that includes characterized members SpoIIAA, RsbV, RsfA, and RsfB.), producing MNEWNDIAVLTPPGDIDIATVPALRRRLDALIGRGVRRVVINCQAVSFIDSTGLAFLLTRARELMRREGLLSLVNASGEVVRFLEIARLVDILHVAGPARESIPAIPVGELPRWSKSVEVRQGIENLPYYRHRIAELLESLPLRRDERYDVALASGEALGNAYDHAGGIGCVLTVQAYGDRVVVEVLDRGAGYSIDETSEPVASEERGRGIKLMRMLVDNVEVARRTDGAGTRVQMVKLFSGALESCA from the coding sequence ATGAATGAGTGGAATGACATAGCGGTTTTGACGCCACCAGGCGATATCGACATCGCCACGGTGCCTGCGCTGCGTCGGCGGTTGGATGCTTTGATTGGCCGCGGCGTGCGTCGTGTTGTCATCAACTGTCAGGCTGTTAGCTTTATCGATTCGACGGGCTTGGCATTCCTGCTTACGCGCGCTCGTGAGCTCATGAGGCGAGAAGGCCTGCTTTCGCTCGTCAATGCATCAGGTGAAGTTGTTCGCTTTTTGGAGATTGCTCGTCTTGTCGATATCCTTCATGTCGCGGGGCCGGCACGGGAGTCTATTCCCGCCATTCCGGTGGGGGAGCTGCCTCGCTGGAGTAAGAGCGTCGAGGTCCGTCAGGGTATCGAGAATCTTCCATACTACCGACATCGCATCGCCGAACTCCTTGAATCGCTTCCGTTGCGCCGTGACGAGCGCTACGATGTCGCATTGGCGTCGGGGGAGGCGCTGGGTAATGCCTATGACCATGCGGGCGGTATCGGGTGCGTCCTGACGGTTCAGGCCTATGGCGATCGCGTTGTGGTTGAGGTGCTTGATCGAGGTGCCGGCTATTCTATCGATGAAACGAGCGAACCGGTCGCATCCGAGGAACGCGGCCGTGGCATCAAGCTTATGCGTATGCTCGTCGATAACGTGGAGGTTGCTCGTCGTACGGACGGCGCCGGCACGCGCGTGCAGATGGTGAAGCTGTTTAGCGGAGCGCTGGAATCGTGTGCCTAG
- a CDS encoding SpoIIE family protein phosphatase, translating into METLERNEWADVAQLVEITSDAVIICELDGTILHVNNRLLGLMCEERADVIGGDVKDVLYSSAFERATEHRLPFETDGSENELMLKLSDGSFIPVLVRAGSVTPPRIFGRRAPRVLVALHSIEEQFSHDRQLKRALSELRVTNKRLSGTLSVIMSTVGSDELPSLLDTVLNQLVGTLDASGAAIYFSESGGFKLRGVSKELYDSYLPEFLPYGAGIPTYVLRESRACRLSIQQDLEGDKAASGMFMDLDNRSKHLLRMQDMPPYRSEICLPVFYGTQILGVLEVGWKRPQAPLAYDVNVLEVICDYLSIQLVGMASSLRSRRTAELGRSLNVLRDELFTFLDDSAAATQAVSSEICNMLNCHFCPVEYDASLDSYVIDFEGGSRVALPDDPEKLFFSTTAPAARLGAGPDGFEASVLGGASAEDLKHVRITRVDESMPMGGWLRAHGLPCQGLYVDSGIEAGRPRSEGDGKHSNDAIVPASVAKSPTTRALLLRDGSQEPIDDLEYDYLVHLAHDFELIYEGESQKREERHIAQTLQIGMRNSLGDVPGIATDSVYLSATNSALVGGDFYTLIRLPDDCAVMILGDVSGKGIEAASMSALVKTALTAYAWEGAGPARMARSLNSMLMGFSRVETFVTAFIAKIDLKAGRATYCSAGHPPTMVIRPESMPLGGGEARGGEVELLGCQSGVIGAFESMVYETGVFTFAPGDMLFMYTDGTIEARDRTGAFFGEQRLRDLLLSVSGEGVSGICGKVLGELDRFTESALDDDIALVSLEFLRGRS; encoded by the coding sequence ATGGAAACGCTTGAACGCAACGAGTGGGCAGACGTTGCCCAGCTAGTCGAGATCACGAGCGATGCTGTCATCATCTGCGAGCTCGACGGAACCATTCTGCATGTGAATAATCGCTTACTTGGTTTGATGTGCGAGGAACGCGCCGACGTCATCGGTGGAGATGTTAAAGACGTCCTGTACTCGTCCGCTTTTGAACGTGCGACGGAACATCGTCTGCCATTTGAAACTGATGGCTCTGAGAACGAACTGATGCTCAAGCTGAGTGACGGCTCCTTTATCCCCGTCTTGGTTCGTGCAGGCTCCGTAACGCCTCCACGCATCTTTGGGCGCCGCGCGCCACGTGTCCTGGTGGCGCTCCATAGCATCGAAGAACAGTTTTCGCACGACCGTCAGCTCAAGCGTGCGCTTTCGGAGCTTAGAGTGACGAACAAGCGCCTCTCTGGCACGCTCTCGGTCATTATGAGTACCGTGGGCTCCGATGAGCTGCCCAGCCTACTTGATACCGTTTTGAACCAGCTTGTAGGAACGCTCGATGCTTCGGGTGCCGCTATCTATTTTTCTGAGAGCGGCGGTTTTAAACTTCGCGGTGTTTCCAAGGAGCTGTACGACAGCTACCTGCCTGAGTTTTTGCCGTATGGCGCTGGCATTCCGACGTATGTTCTTCGTGAGTCGCGTGCCTGTCGCTTATCGATTCAACAGGACCTTGAGGGTGATAAGGCCGCCTCCGGTATGTTCATGGACTTGGACAATCGTTCTAAGCACCTGTTGCGCATGCAGGATATGCCTCCGTACCGCAGCGAGATCTGTCTTCCCGTTTTTTACGGTACGCAGATCCTTGGCGTGCTGGAAGTTGGTTGGAAACGCCCTCAGGCACCGCTCGCCTATGACGTTAATGTGCTTGAGGTCATTTGCGATTACCTATCTATCCAGCTGGTCGGCATGGCATCGAGCCTTCGCTCCCGTCGCACGGCCGAGCTTGGCCGCTCGCTCAATGTCTTGCGTGATGAGTTGTTTACCTTTCTAGACGATTCCGCCGCGGCTACCCAGGCGGTATCGTCCGAGATCTGCAATATGCTTAACTGCCATTTTTGCCCTGTTGAGTATGACGCCAGTCTGGATTCCTACGTCATAGATTTTGAAGGCGGCAGTCGCGTTGCCTTGCCGGACGATCCCGAGAAGCTTTTCTTTTCCACGACGGCGCCAGCGGCACGTCTGGGGGCTGGCCCTGATGGCTTTGAGGCATCTGTTTTGGGAGGTGCGAGTGCCGAGGACCTTAAACACGTCCGTATAACTCGCGTTGACGAATCGATGCCTATGGGAGGCTGGCTTAGGGCGCATGGTCTGCCTTGTCAGGGTCTCTACGTCGACTCCGGCATCGAGGCGGGGCGCCCGCGCTCTGAGGGTGATGGCAAGCACAGTAACGACGCGATTGTTCCTGCTTCTGTTGCGAAGAGCCCGACGACGCGCGCGCTGCTGCTTCGTGATGGTAGCCAAGAGCCGATTGATGACCTTGAATATGACTACTTGGTGCACTTGGCGCATGACTTTGAACTGATCTACGAAGGGGAATCTCAAAAGCGCGAGGAGCGCCATATCGCTCAGACCCTTCAGATTGGCATGAGAAATTCCCTGGGGGATGTTCCGGGTATCGCAACCGATTCGGTGTACCTGTCGGCCACGAACTCGGCGTTGGTCGGCGGCGATTTCTATACGCTCATCCGTCTTCCCGACGACTGCGCCGTCATGATTCTGGGTGATGTGTCTGGCAAAGGCATTGAGGCCGCATCGATGTCCGCGCTCGTCAAGACGGCCCTGACGGCATATGCTTGGGAGGGCGCTGGACCGGCCCGCATGGCACGCTCCCTTAACAGCATGCTCATGGGCTTTTCGAGGGTCGAGACGTTCGTGACGGCCTTTATCGCCAAGATTGACCTTAAGGCCGGACGCGCAACGTATTGTTCGGCGGGCCATCCTCCGACCATGGTCATTAGGCCAGAGTCGATGCCGCTGGGTGGCGGCGAGGCACGTGGGGGAGAGGTCGAGCTGCTTGGATGTCAATCGGGTGTAATCGGTGCCTTTGAGAGCATGGTGTACGAGACAGGCGTGTTTACGTTCGCTCCTGGCGACATGCTCTTCATGTATACGGATGGAACGATTGAGGCCCGCGACCGCACCGGAGCGTTCTTTGGCGAGCAGCGCTTGCGCGATCTTCTGCTTTCTGTTTCGGGGGAGGGCGTGTCGGGCATTTGCGGCAAGGTCTTGGGCGAGCTTGACCGATTTACCGAATCGGCGCTGGACGATGACATTGCATTGGTGTCCCTTGAGTTTTTACGGGGTCGTTCATAG